The following are encoded together in the Phaseolus vulgaris cultivar G19833 chromosome 9, P. vulgaris v2.0, whole genome shotgun sequence genome:
- the LOC137822587 gene encoding cytochrome P450 CYP82D47-like has translation MGNMADKYGPVFTLRLGVHKNLIVSNWEMAKQCFTVNDKAFANRPNMLALEVLGYNFSMVGFSPYGSYWRHMRKILTQKLLSTHRVDMFKHVMESEVKVGIKESYDIWQKKENNGSEKATTEMKRWLGDITFNIVFRAIVGKRFVGDNDSENERILKILRDYINLAGAFTVSDALPYLRWLDLDGAERNMKKTIKELDGFLQVWLEQHKLNRNGDLANQDFMDVLLGLVEEGEEFDGHDADTTIKATCLALILAATDTSTATMTWAVALLVNNPEILKKAIEELDREVGKEKMVDISDLKKLKYIHCIIMETLRLYPAAPLSLIHESMEDCIVGGYHVPTGTRLLTNISKLQRDPFMYPHPLEFRPERFLTTHKDVDIKGRHFQLIPFGAGRRMCPGLYFGFQLIHLTLATLLHGFHFATPDGKPVDMLEQVSLTNIMASPLQLILTPRLSSHIYHQT, from the exons ATGGGAAATATGGCCGACAAATATGGCCCCGTCTTCACCTTGCGTCTTGGTGTTCACAAAAACCTTATCGTGAGCAATTGGGAAATGGCCAAACAGTGCTTTACCGTCAACGACAAAGCGTTTGCTAACCGTCCTAATATGTTAGCCCTTGAAGTGTTGGGCTACAACTTTTCCATGGTTGGGTTCAGCCCCTACGGTTCTTATTGGCGTCACATGCGTAAGATTCTCACGCAGAAGCTCCTCTCCACGCATAGAGTAGACATGTTCAAGCACGTGATGGAATCAGAGGTGAAGGTAGGAATAAAAGAGAGTTACGATATTTGGCAAAAGAAGGAAAATAATGGCTCCGAAAAGGCGACAACTGAGATGAAGAGATGGTTGGGGGACATAACGTTTAACATCGTGTTCAGAGCGATAGTAGGAAAACGTTTTGTTGGTGACAACGATAGTGAGAATGAACGGATCCTAAAGATACTGAGGGACTATATTAATCTGGCTGGGGCATTCACTGTGTCTGATGCCCTGCCATATTTGAGATGGTTGGATTTGGATGGAGCAGAAAGAAACATGAAGAAGACGATAAAAGAGTTAGATGGATTTCTTCAAGTTTGGCTGGAACAACACAAACTCAACAGGAATGGTGATTTAGCTAACCAGGACTTCATGGACGTGCTTCTTGGACTTGTTGAAGAGGGTGAAGAATTTGACGGTCATGACGCAGATACCACAATCAAAGCCACATGCCTG GCCTTAATATTAGCTGCGACAGATACTAGCACAGCAACAATGACTTGGGCTGTGGCGTTACTTGTCAACAACCCTGAAATCTTAAAGAAGGCAATTGAGGAATTAGACAGAGAAGTTGGAAAGGAAAAAATGGTAGATATATCAGATTTGAAGAAGCTAAAGTATATCCACTGTATAATAATGGAAACCCTGCGTTTGTACCCAGCTGCACCCCTCAGTTTGATACACGAGTCCATGGAAGACTGCATTGTGGGTGGATATCATGTGCCAACAGGCACACGTCTATTGACTAATATTTCAAAACTTCAACGAGATCCCTTCATGTATCCTCATCCATTAGAGTTTCGTCCAGAGAGATTCTTAACAACACACAAGGACGTGGACATCAAGGGTCGACATTTTCAACTCATTCCATTTGGTGCTGGTAGAAGAATGTGCCCTGGTTTATACTTTGGTTTTCAACTAATACACTTAACACTTGCAACTCTTTTGCATGGATTTCACTTTGCAACTCCTGATGGAAAACCTGTCGACATGCTTGAACAAGTTAGTCTAACCAACATCATGGCTTCTCCTCTCCAACTCATTCTTACACCACGTCTCTCGTCCCATATCTATCATCAAACTTAA
- the LOC137822716 gene encoding cytochrome P450 CYP82D47-like, translating into MELTIQYLFAAVIAILLIPFLIKRDTPGSARKPPEAAGGWPLIGHLHLLGGSTEPPYITLGSLADKYGPIFSIRIGVHPAVVVSSWELAKECFTTLDVVISSRPKFTAAKILGYNYANFGFCPYGDFWRQMRKITASELLSSTRFELLKDIRHSEVQSSIKELYTSWADKRGGSDYLSVEMKQWFGDGNLNVILRMISGKQYSANSEDEQQVRRIQRVFREFFRLTGLFVVGDAIPFLGWLDLGGEVKEMKKTAIEMDIIVSEWLEEHRQKREADESKTEQDFVDVLVSVLKGVDLGGYDIDTVIKATCTTLIAGATDTTAVTMTWALSLLLNNRHALKKVQDELDEHVGRDRLVNESDINKLVYLQAVVKETLRLYPSGPLSGPREFTENCTLAGFHIQAGTRFMLNTWKLQRDPRIWSNPLEFQPERFLNTHRSVDLKGQHFEFLPFGGGRRLCPGISFGLQMTHLALASFLQAFEITTPSNAQVDMSATFGLTIMKTTPLQVLLTPALSHQLLVGVVNDV; encoded by the exons ATGGAGCTTACGATTCAGTACCTGTTTGCAGCAGTTATTGCGATACTCTTAATTCCTTTCCTCATCAAAAGGGACACACCAGGTTCCGCCCGCAAGCCACCGGAAGCAGCCGGTGGGTGGCCTTTGATCGGTCATCTTCACCTCTTAGGTGGTTCCACTGAGCCTCCTTACATAACCTTAGGATCCTTAGCAGACAAGTATGGCCCAATATTCAGCATCCGAATTGGTGTGCACCCAGCTGTAGTGGTAAGCTCTTGGGAGTTAGCCAAAGAGTGTTTCACCACTCTCGACGTCGTTATCTCTTCTCGCCCCAAATTCACCGCCGCTAAAATCTTGGGCTACAACTATGCTAACTTTGGGTTTTGCCCTTACGGAGACTTCTGGCGTCAGATGCGCAAGATTACGGCTTCAGAGTTGCTCTCCTCCACCCGCTTCGAACTTCTTAAGGATATTAGACACTCCGAGGTGCAGAGCTCCATCAAAGAATTGTACACATCATGGGCCGACAAAAGAGGTGGCTCCGATTATTTGTCGGTGGAAATGAAACAGTGGTTCGGAGACGGCAATCTCAACGTCATTCTGCGGATGATTTCGGGAAAGCAATACTCCGCCAACAGTGAAGACGAGCAACAGGTGAGGCGGATTCAGAGGGTTTTCAGAGAGTTCTTCCGTTTGACAGGGTTGTTTGTGGTTGGAGACGCCATTCCATTTCTGGGGTGGCTTGATTTGGGAGGTGAGGTAAAGGAGATGAAAAAAACGGCTATAGAAATGGATATCATCGTTTCTGAATGGTTAGAAGAGCATCGCCAGAAAAGAGAAGCTGATGAGAGCAAAACAGAACAGGATTTCGTTGATGTTTTGGTGTCAGTCCTTAAAGGCGTCGACCTTGGCGGTTATGACATTGACACAGTCATAAAAGCCACCTGCACG ACGCTGATTGCTGGAGCAACTGATACCACAGCAGTTACTATGACATGGGCTCTCTCGTTGTTGCTAAATAATCGGCACGCATTGAAGAAAGTACAGGATGAATTGGATGAGCACGTGGGAAGAGATAGATTAGTGAATGAATCGGATATAAACAAATTAGTTTATCTTCAAGCTGTGGTTAAAGAGACACTGCGATTGTATCCATCTGGGCCATTATCGGGTCCGCGTGAATTCACAGAAAATTGTACATTGGCTGGCTTCCATATTCAAGCGGGTACCCGATTTATGTTGAACACTTGGAAATTACAAAGAGATCCACGAATATGGTCAAATCCATTGGAGTTTCAACCAGAAAGGTTCTTGAACACCCATAGAAGTGTTGATCTCAAGGGTCAGCATTTCGAATTCCTTCCCTTTGGTGGTGGAAGAAGGTTGTGCCCGGGCATATCATTTGGCCTTCAAATGACACACTTGGCATTAGCTTCATTTTTGCAGGCGTTTGAAATCACCACCCCATCCAATGCTCAAGTTGATATGAGTGCCACGTTTGGACTCACAATTATGAAAACCACTCCTCTTCAGGTTTTACTCACACCCGCTTTATCACATCAGCTACTCGTTGGCGTTGTCAATGATGTTTAG
- the LOC137821782 gene encoding cytochrome P450 CYP82D47-like — translation MEAVALVGVAVLVLICHFLKWATAGSARKPPEAAGAWPLIGHLHLFGRSGQPLYEALGGLADKYGPIFSIRIGVHHAVVVSSWELAKECFTTLDVVVSSRPKFTAAKILTYDYASFAFSPYGDFWRDMHKITVSDLLSTRRGELLRGIRVSEVQSSLRELYITWVEKRGDLLVEMKQWFGNMNLNVILRMVAGKRYSVGSGDEERMRRIRRVLREFFNLLGVVVIGDAIPFLGWLDMGGELKEMRKTAAEMDSFISEWLEEHRQRRDSDGRKREEDFIDVLLSALDGVDPAGYDADTVIKATCLTLISAATDTTTATMTWALSLLLNNRHALKKVQDELDEHVGMEKLVNESDINKLVYLQAVVKESMRLHAAAPLPGPREFTNDCTLGGYHVQAGTRLILNSWKMQRDPRVWPNPLEFQPERFLSTHKGVDVKGQHFELLPFGGGRRSCPGMSFALQMTHLALAAFLQAFKVTTLNNEPVDMSAIFGLTLIKATPLQLLIQPRLPHQLLSIQTKQNPPP, via the exons ATGGAAGCAGTAGCGCTTGTTGGAGTAGCTGTCTTAGTGTTAATCTGTCACTTCCTCAAATGGGCTACAGCAGGTTCTGCACGCAAGCCACCGGAAGCAGCCGGTGCCTGGCCTTTGATCGGCCACCTTCACCTCTTTGGTCGCTCCGGTCAGCCTCTATACGAAGCCCTAGGAGGCTTAGCAGACAAGTATGGCCCAATATTCAGCATCCGAATCGGTGTGCATCACGCGGTAGTGGTGAGTTCTTGGGAGTTAGCGAAGGAGTGTTTCACCACTCTCGACGTTGTTGTCTCATCTCGTCCCAAATTCACCGCCGCAAAAATCTTGACATACGACTATGCTAGTTTTGCGTTCTCCCCTTATGGAGATTTCTGGCGCGACATGCATAAGATTACGGTTTCGGACCTACTTTCTACTCGACGTGGTGAACTGCTTCGAGGAATTAGAGTTTCGGAGGTGCAGAGCTCGTTGAGAGAACTATACATAACGTGGGTGGAGAAAAGAGGTGATTTGTTGGTGGAGATGAAGCAGTGGTTCGGGAACATGAATCTGAACGTGATTCTGAGGATGGTTGCGGGAAAGCGATACTCTGTGGGGAGTGGAGATGAGGAACGGATGAGGCGGATTCGGAGGGTACTGAGAGAGTTTTTTAATCTGCTGGGGGTGGTTGTGATTGGGGATGCGATTCCGTTTCTTGGGTGGCTTGATATGGGGGGTGAACTGAAGGAGATGAGAAAAACGGCTGCAGAAATGGATAGCTTCATTTCTGAATGGTTAGAAGAACATCGCCAACGAAGAGACTCGGATGGGAGGAAAAGAGAGGAAGACTTCATTGATGTGTTGCTGTCTGCTCTTGACGGGGTCGACCCTGCTGGTTACGATGCCGACACTGTCATTAAAGCCACATGTTTG ACGTTAATTTCTGCAGCAACGGATACTACAACAGCTACTATGACTTGGGCATTATCGTTATTGTTGAATAATCGCCATGCCTTGAAGAAAGTTCAAGATGAATTGGATGAGCATGTGGGCATGGAAAAACTGGTTAACGAATCTGACATAAACAAATTAGTTTACCTTCAAGCTGTAGTTAAAGAGTCAATGAGATTGCATGCAGCTGCACCACTTCCAGGTCCACGTGAATTCACAAATGATTGTACCTTAGGTGGATACCATGTCCAAGCAGGTACCAGATTGATTTTGAACAGTTGGAAGATGCAAAGAGACCCACGTGTATGGCCAAATCCATTGGAGTTTCAACCAGAAAGGTTCCTCAGCACCCACAAGGGTGTGGATGTGAAGGGTCAACATTTTGAGCTACTTCCCTTTGGTGGTGGAAGAAGGTCGTGCCCTGGCATGTCATTTGCCCTTCAAATGACACACTTAGCTTTAGCAGCTTTTTTGCAAGCATTTAAAGTCACAACACTGAACAATGAACCAGTTGACATGAGTGCCATCTTTGGACTCACACTCATCAAAGCCACCCCGCTTCAGCTTTTAATCCAACCTCGTTTACCACATCAACTCCTTAGTATTCAAACTAAGCAAAATCCACCGCCTTAA
- the LOC137823021 gene encoding xanthotoxin 5-hydroxylase CYP82C4-like, whose translation MDSSLQLTIVTISVSLLVFLWHAFLGKKRNKGGRNNSKEAPVPVGAWPLIGHLHLLGGDDQLLYRTLGTMADQYGPAFNIWLGTRRAFVVSSWEVAKECFTTNDKALASRPTTVAAKHMGYNYAVFGFAPYSPFWREMRKIATLELLSNRRLEMLKHVRVSELNTGIKELYNSWVQNRSQPVVVELNRWLEDLTLNMVVRMVAGKRYFGASATCDDDEARRCQKAINQFFHLIGIFVVSDALPFLRWFDLQGHERAMKKTAKELDSILEGWLQEHRMQRVDGEVKVEGEQDFIDVMLDLQKTGHLSNFQYDSDTSIKSTCLAIILGGSDTSAGTLTWAISLLLNNRQALKKAQEELDLNVGMERQVEESDIRNLAYLQAIIKETLRLYPAGPLLGPREAQEDCNVGGYDVPAGTRLVVNLWKIHRDPRVWEEPSAFRPERFLTSDAVDVRGQNFELIPFGSGRRSCPGMSFALQVLHLTLARLLHAFEFATPSDEPVDMTESPGLTIPKATPLEVLLTPRLPPQLYAY comes from the exons ATGGATTCCTCCTTGCAATTAACCATTGTAACCATTTCGGTGTCCTTGCTAGTATTTCTCTGGCATGCTTTTCTTGGGAAGAAGAGAAATAAAGGAGGTAGGAACAATAGTAAGGAAGCTCCGGTCCCAGTTGGTGCATGGCCACTTATTGGTCACCTACACCTTCTGGGTGGCGACGACCAACTTCTGTACCGAACACTAGGAACAATGGCTGATCAATACGGACCAGCGTTTAACATCTGGCTCGGTACTCGCAGAGCATTTGTAGTTAGCAGCTGGGAAGTGGCTAAAGAATGTTTCACAACCAATGACAAGGCACTTGCCTCACGTCCCACAACAGTTGCTGCAAAGCACATGGGATACAACTACGCAGTGTTTGGTTTCGCCCCTTACAGTCCCTTTTGGCGTGAGATGAGAAAGATTGCAACTCTTGAACTTCTTTCCAACCGCAGGCTCGAAATGCTGAAGCATGTAAGAGTGTCAGAACTCAATACGGGCATAAAGGAGTTATACAACTCTTGGGTCCAAAACAGGTCTCAACCGGTGGTTGTAGAACTGAACCGGTGGTTGGAGGATTTGACTCTGAACATGGTGGTTAGAATGGTGGCGGGGAAACGCTACTTTGGTGCCTCGGCAACGTGTGATGATGATGAAGCAAGGCGATGCCAGAAGGCTATTAATCAGTTCTTTCATCTAATTGGGATTTTTGTTGTTTCGGATGCGCTTCCGTTTCTGCGCTGGTTTGATTTGCAGGGGCACGAGAGGGCAATGAAGAAAACTGCCAAGGAGTTGGATTCCATACTTGAAGGGTGGCTACAGGAGCATCGAATGCAAAGAGTTGATGGTGAAGTTAAAGTAGAGGGTGAACAAGATTTCATTGATGTCATGTTGGATCTTCAGAAGACTGGTCACCTATCAAATTTCCAATATGATTCCGATACCAGCATCAAATCCACATGTCTA GCAATTATACTTGGTGGCAGTGATACCTCAGCGGGCACACTTACTTGGGCCATCTCATTACTCCTCAACAATCGGCAAGCATTGAAAAAGGCCCAAGAAGAATTGGACCTGAATGTTGGCATGGAAAGGCAAGTTGAGGAGTCAGACATTAGAAACCTTGCATATCTTCAAGCCATTATCAAGGAAACCTTGCGGCTATACCCAGCTGGGCCTCTCCTTGGGCCAAGGGAAGCCCAAGAAGATTGCAATGTTGGTGGTTATGATGTCCCTGCTGGCACCCGCTTGGTGGTTAACCTGTGGAAGATTCACAGGGATCCAAGGGTGTGGGAAGAGCCTTCTGCTTTCAGACCTGAGAGATTTCTGACAAGTGATGCTGTTGATGTTCGAGGCCAAAACTTCGAACTCATTCCCTTTGGCTCCGGTAGAAGGTCTTGTCCTGGCATGTCTTTTGCACTCCAAGTTCTTCACTTGACATTGGCTCGTCTGCTTCATGCATTTGAATTTGCAACCCCATCAGATGAACCAGTTGACATGACGGAGAGTCCCGGTTTAACAATTCCTAAGGCAACTCCGTTGGAGGTTCTTCTCACTCCACGCCTTCCACCTCAGTTATATGCCTACTAA